From one Alosa alosa isolate M-15738 ecotype Scorff River chromosome 5, AALO_Geno_1.1, whole genome shotgun sequence genomic stretch:
- the chfr gene encoding E3 ubiquitin-protein ligase CHFR, whose translation MENQSRSQPWGKLISLDRSCDSEVLLVNRECTIGRRKGCDLSFPANKLVSGDHCKIVQDEQSGKVWLEDMSTNGTVINMSKLVKKQMHLLQNGDVIYFVYRKNEPEQNIAYIFQSMRPHQAPSQNDGGKPVEARQERRAESTPEPPAVAASPQPPAPQQQLALEEPQPSTSTSHMYCLSPSTASGPQASASGPGEAACLHALGGESSSPSSSQSPAAAGLLYAGGPHAHARPLTLREMLRSREASPCSAGEGESLEPERKKRKTGTDGEDLCLAPSGCGEAAALQKQPPVVELPRKERATGAKTDKMEESLTCIICQDLLHDCVSLQPCMHTFCAACYSGWMERSSLCPTCRCPVERIRKNHILNNLVEAYLQQHPEKCRSEEDLRSMDMRNKITQDMLQPKIERSFSDEEGSSDYLFELSDNDSDTSDMSQPFLTCRQCPGYRKDMSHASWITGPPPDEGPGKPPGEGPSTSAEASPATTEPEFRCPPQGPHVICTCCLQPMPDRRGELTAQQMSSQQCLVCQRPFCHMYWGCQRFGCQGCLARFSELNLTDKCLDGVLNSNNYESEILQNYLSSRGMSWKEMLQDGLQAAQRGVFHLSDCRINGSAVLCFCCGLRAFKELAYKYRESVPASELPAAVTSRPDCYWGRNCRTQVKAHHAMKFNHICEQTRFKN comes from the exons ATGGAAAACCAGTCTAGAAGTCAACCTTGGGGGAAGCTGATAAGTTTGGACCGAAGTTGTGATTCGGAAGTATTACTTGTCAACCGAGAATGCACCATCGGGCGAAGGAAGG gcTGTGATTTGTCTTTTCCTGCAAACAAACTGGTCTCAGGAGACCACTGTAAAATTGTGCAGGATGAGCAATCAGGGAAGGTTTGGCTGGAGGATATGAG TACAAACGGTACGGTGATCAACATGTCCAAGTTagtgaaaaaacaaatgcaCCTCCTGCAGAACGGTGACGTGATCTACTTTGTGTATAGGAAAAATGAACCAGAGCAAA ACATTGCATACATTTTTCAGTCCATGAGGCCACATCAAGCTCCCTCTCAAAATG ACGGTGGGAAGCCAGTAGAGgccagacaggagaggagagccgaGAGCACCCCAGAGCCCCCAGCAGTGGCAGCCTCTCCTCAACCTCCTGCCCCACAGCAGCAGCTGGCCCTGGAGGAGCCCcagccctccacctccacctctcatATGTActgcctctccccctccacagCTTCAGGACCCCAGGCTTCGGCCTCAG GTCCAGGTGAGGCTGCTTGTTTACACGCTCTCGGTGGCGagtcctcctccccctcctcctcccagagtcctgctgctgctggactgCTCTACGCTGGGGGCCCTCATGCCCACGCCAGGCCACTCACCCTCCGGGAAATGCTCCGGAGCCGTGAAGCCAGCCCGTGCTCcgctggggagggagagagcctggagccggagagaaagaagaggaaaaCGGGCACAG ATGGAGAGGACTTGTGTCTAGCGCCCTCTGGCTGCGGTGAGGCAGCAGCGCTGCAGAAGCAGCCTCCTGTGGTGGAGCTGCCAAGGAAGGAGAGAGCCACAGGGGCCAAAACAGACAAGATGGAGGAGTCACTTACGTGCATCATCTGTCAGGACCTGTTGCATGACTGTGTGAG tctccaGCCCTGTATGCACACGTTCTGCGCGGCCTGCTACTCTGGCTGGATGGAGCGCTCCTCCCTCTGCCCCACCTGCCGCTGCCCTGTGGAGAGGATCCGCAAGAACCACATACTCAACAACCTGGTGGAGGCCTACTTGCAGCAGCACccag AGAAGTGCCGAAGCGAGGAGGACTTGCGGAGCATGGACATGCGCAATAAGATCACTCAGGACATGCTGCAGCCAAAGATCGAGCGCTCGTTCTCCGACGAGGAGGGCAGCTCTGACTACCTGTTTGAGCTCTCTGACAATGACAGCGACACGTCAGACATGAG TCAGCCGTTCCTGACTTGTCGCCAGTGTCCAGGCTACAGGAAGGACATGAGCCATGCGTCGTGGATCACAGGCCCACCTCCAGACGAAGGGCCAGGGAAGCCCCCAGGAGAGGGACCCTCCACGTCTGCAGAGGCCTCCCCAG ccACCACAGAGCCGGAGTTCCGTTGCCCTCCCCAGGGCCCCCACGTCATCTGCACCTGCTGCCTTCAGCCAATGCCGGACCGCCGTGGAGAGCTCACCGCCCAGCAGATGTCTTCCCAGCAGT GTTTGGTGTGCCAGCGGCCGTTCTGCCACATGTACTGGGGCTGCCAGCGCTTTGGCTGTCAGGGCTGCCTAGCACGCTTCAGCG AGCTCAACCTCACAGACAAATGCCTCGACGGGGTGCTGAACAGCAACAATTACGAGTCTGAAATCTTGCAG AATTATCTGTCCTCGAGAGGGATGTCGTGGAAGGAGATGCTGCAGGACGGCCTGCAGGCGGCACAGCGAGGGGTCTTCCATCTGTCTG ATTGCCGCATCAACGGCAGTGCCGTGTTGTGCTTCTGCTGTGGTCTGCGAGCCTTCAAGGAGCTGGCCTACAAATACAGGGAGAGCGTCCCTGCCTCTGAGCTTCCAG CTGCTGTGACGTCGCGGCCAGACTGTTACTGGGGACGCAACTGCCGCACTCAAGTCAAAGCACACCATGCCAT GAAATTCAATCACATATGTGAACAGACACGTTTTAAGAACTGA